One segment of Candidatus Eisenbacteria bacterium DNA contains the following:
- a CDS encoding chloride channel protein, whose translation MDFHQTDKLKLTLPTGIVGFLRRPVLSPNTLILILSLVIGIATGLGAVLFRLMITEVEAILTPISQALSGSIGWLPPTIGLVLAALVVGPIIHFFSSEAKGHGVPEVMAAVALEGGRIRRRVAVAKIIASALCIGSGGSAGREGPIVQIGSAIGSAVGQFSKMSNRRMRVLVACGAAGGISAVFNAPIAGVMFSVEIILGDFAIESLTPVVLSSVLASVTTGFFMAGKSAFQVPPYELVSAYEIPLYILLGVVGGAMSVFYTRVLYLVEDFFDGLKKIPFYFRPALGALGLGLLAIAFPQILADGYHGISDALMGRLPWTLLLLLPFMKILATSLTLGSGNSGGVFAPSLFIGAMVGGAFGVGAHTLWPAVTAHPGAYALVGMATLVAGATHAPITAILIIFEMTNDYRIILPLMIAAAISTFISSRIFKESIYTLKLSRRGINIRQGREVNVLTSVKVHEVMEPPRALIPSTMPLTEVLDRVTQARGSVYPVVDKSERLTGVISLTDLREVLRESWGEHTRLLIIAQDVATVDPVTITPGENLNDAMKKFGKWDMAEIPVVDPDHDGRLVGMVRRSEVISAYNRALLSEERGS comes from the coding sequence ATGGATTTTCATCAAACCGATAAACTAAAACTCACCCTCCCGACAGGAATCGTGGGATTCCTTCGGCGACCGGTCCTCTCCCCCAACACCCTGATTCTGATCCTGAGTCTCGTCATCGGGATCGCAACCGGCTTGGGGGCCGTTCTCTTCCGATTGATGATCACAGAGGTCGAGGCGATTCTCACCCCGATCTCACAGGCCCTCTCCGGATCGATTGGATGGCTGCCCCCCACCATCGGCCTCGTTCTGGCGGCGCTCGTCGTCGGGCCGATCATTCATTTCTTCTCGAGCGAGGCCAAGGGCCACGGGGTGCCCGAGGTCATGGCGGCGGTCGCCCTGGAGGGCGGCAGAATCCGCCGGCGTGTGGCTGTCGCCAAGATTATCGCCTCGGCGCTCTGCATCGGAAGCGGCGGTTCGGCGGGACGGGAAGGGCCGATTGTACAAATCGGATCGGCCATCGGCAGCGCCGTCGGACAATTTTCAAAGATGAGCAACCGGCGGATGCGGGTTCTGGTCGCCTGCGGAGCCGCGGGCGGCATTTCGGCGGTCTTCAACGCCCCCATCGCCGGGGTGATGTTCAGCGTCGAGATCATTTTGGGCGACTTCGCCATCGAGAGCCTGACACCGGTGGTTCTCTCTTCCGTCCTTGCATCGGTCACCACCGGATTCTTCATGGCCGGTAAGTCGGCCTTCCAAGTTCCACCGTATGAACTCGTCAGCGCCTATGAGATCCCGCTTTATATTCTGCTCGGTGTCGTGGGCGGAGCGATGTCGGTCTTTTACACCCGCGTGCTTTACCTGGTTGAAGACTTCTTCGACGGATTGAAGAAAATCCCGTTCTATTTCCGTCCGGCCCTCGGCGCTCTCGGATTAGGTCTTCTCGCGATCGCCTTTCCGCAGATTTTGGCGGATGGATACCACGGCATCTCCGACGCCCTGATGGGCCGGCTTCCCTGGACACTGCTTCTGCTCCTTCCCTTTATGAAAATCCTGGCAACCTCTTTAACATTAGGATCAGGAAACTCGGGCGGGGTTTTCGCACCGTCGCTCTTCATCGGAGCGATGGTCGGCGGCGCCTTCGGCGTCGGCGCCCACACCCTCTGGCCGGCGGTGACGGCGCATCCGGGCGCCTATGCCCTCGTTGGGATGGCGACCTTGGTGGCGGGCGCGACACACGCCCCCATCACCGCGATCCTCATCATCTTTGAGATGACAAACGACTACCGCATCATCCTGCCCCTCATGATCGCCGCGGCGATCAGCACTTTCATTTCGAGCCGGATCTTTAAGGAGTCGATTTATACACTTAAACTTTCGCGCCGCGGTATCAACATCCGTCAGGGGCGGGAGGTGAATGTCCTAACCTCTGTTAAAGTTCATGAAGTCATGGAACCGCCGCGTGCGTTGATCCCCTCGACCATGCCGCTGACCGAGGTTCTGGACAGGGTGACGCAGGCGCGCGGCTCCGTCTATCCCGTGGTCGACAAGAGCGAACGGCTCACCGGAGTCATCTCTCTTACCGATCTGCGGGAGGTTCTCCGCGAAAGCTGGGGTGAGCACACACGACTGCTCATCATCGCGCAGGATGTCGCGACGGTGGATCCGGTGACGATCACACCCGGTGAAAATCTCAACGATGCCATGAAGAAATTCGGCAAGTGGGATATGGCGGAGATTCCGGTCGTTGATCCGGATCACGACGGCCGTCTGGTGGGTATGGTCCGGCGGTCGGAAGTGATCAGCGCCTACAATCGGGCCCTGCTCAGCGAAGAACGGGGCAGTTAG
- a CDS encoding cation:proton antiporter, which produces MGHIPGSSIGFNQLLYIGLVILMGTIGGKLARKIHVPQVTGYLLMGLVIGPSGLNILTRDGLAGVRLVNDIALGLILFAIGGVVHLSKFRLIGRKLLFLTLAESAGAFLLVSIATLILGGSLPLAILLGVIAVATAPAATLLVIREYNSRGPVTDYLLAIVALNNLICIILFSLAFAGVHISQGMPLLPALLNPVKEIVGAVVIGGLVGAGLSYWENHIDDLPEMLMAIIGGVLVSTGAAITIGISPLLPAMIAGAVTANFSQMHRLVYIELRQAEQPFYIAFFVLSGAALHIEYLPQLGLLGVAYLIFRVVGKYLGIYLAAKPLGAPQQVRSCVGLALVPQAGVAIGLARATVQAYPEFGMVVQQIILATVIIYESIGPLMTRWAIFHAGEVQKEVKS; this is translated from the coding sequence ATGGGACACATCCCGGGGTCCAGTATCGGATTCAACCAGCTGCTCTATATCGGTCTCGTGATCCTGATGGGAACGATCGGCGGGAAGCTTGCCCGCAAGATCCATGTGCCCCAGGTTACGGGATATCTCCTCATGGGACTTGTGATCGGACCATCCGGCCTCAATATCCTTACGCGGGATGGTCTCGCCGGCGTCCGTTTGGTCAATGATATCGCCCTCGGCCTCATTCTCTTTGCCATCGGCGGTGTCGTTCATCTCAGCAAGTTCAGGCTGATCGGCCGGAAGCTGCTCTTTCTCACCTTGGCCGAGAGCGCCGGCGCCTTCCTGCTGGTCTCCATCGCGACCCTGATTCTCGGCGGATCCCTGCCCCTCGCCATATTGCTGGGCGTCATCGCGGTGGCGACGGCCCCCGCCGCAACCCTGCTCGTCATTCGGGAATATAACAGCCGGGGCCCGGTCACCGATTACCTTCTCGCGATCGTCGCCTTGAACAATCTGATCTGCATTATTCTTTTCAGCCTGGCCTTCGCCGGTGTTCATATTTCCCAGGGAATGCCGCTGCTGCCCGCTCTGCTGAATCCGGTCAAGGAGATCGTCGGCGCCGTCGTTATCGGCGGATTGGTGGGCGCCGGGCTCTCCTACTGGGAAAACCATATCGACGATCTCCCTGAAATGCTGATGGCGATCATCGGCGGTGTGCTCGTCTCGACCGGAGCGGCCATCACCATCGGGATCTCGCCCCTTCTACCGGCGATGATTGCCGGCGCGGTGACCGCGAATTTTTCCCAAATGCACCGGCTGGTCTATATTGAGCTCCGCCAGGCCGAACAACCTTTCTATATCGCCTTCTTTGTCTTATCGGGCGCAGCCTTGCACATTGAGTATTTGCCCCAACTCGGCCTGCTGGGTGTCGCCTACCTGATTTTCAGAGTTGTCGGTAAATACCTTGGGATCTATCTCGCCGCAAAGCCGCTGGGAGCGCCCCAGCAAGTACGATCATGCGTCGGATTGGCGTTGGTTCCACAGGCCGGTGTCGCGATAGGATTGGCGCGGGCGACGGTCCAGGCCTATCCTGAATTCGGAATGGTCGTTCAACAGATTATTCTCGCGACGGTCATTATATATGAGAGTATCGGACCTCTTATGACCCGCTGGGCCATCTTCCATGCGGGCGAAGTGCAAAAAGAGGTGAAGAGTTGA
- a CDS encoding tetratricopeptide repeat protein, translated as MSPSRKRQPAGAPKPGKPRASSSGSSGEPGGSENSSSERFVLYGCTILILLPWIARFLPHNLVWGVHHLSFAPLWFQSLWTAAALLLLWFFSRSRSIPSIEERAGVFLAEHGLAPGLLIIAGTLIFWFFRVRTYFLGDGYLIGELVDRGVPFRTYDFLDYYLHGALWRLIGMSKPVSAFTIYAMTSVVAGICYLLAARWVSVKLVRGGTGRILLFALLVFAGPLEMFFGYVESYSFQTVFILLYLGAAILSLRGALPAWRAGLLFGLAVTFHTTTIFLLPTLLLLALTPDKGERRGARLLKVLGPPAAVVLAGIAILLLSGYERFHFEFDVLNSDNTKSLLVPLSGPYGLFSMYHLKDLMNLALLLTPVPCLLILSILFRKPRLLWMGPERRFLAVGGVTILLLIFLIDSKLGGARDWDLFAAQASLFTLLAFLAWGSWLRERGATLNRKASLLIVTAIFVAAPWYWVHAEADRSIEHFRSVLADFPSFPKAYAHEEIAKYFRNKEDMQESIREYRTCVETYPGNPRFRVLLAGALTAEGLYEEAARECEIALEQRPDYAVALRMMVNIFQFQKRYADVLPVMKRLTDIEGRDPSLWLSYGVSARKAGDLETAERALRRGLELQNDPKTELELAVVLGLAHKWEPSISILRRLMTIPEMTDRVKLGLGSTLLVQSQLDATLTPAAQVGLLTEAYDLLNSYVASNPQDVTARGTLEQVVKLMEGSPSFP; from the coding sequence TTGAGCCCGTCCCGCAAAAGACAACCGGCCGGCGCGCCGAAGCCCGGCAAACCCAGGGCCTCGTCATCGGGTTCATCCGGCGAACCGGGCGGGAGTGAGAACTCTTCGTCCGAGAGGTTTGTCCTTTACGGTTGTACAATTTTAATCCTGCTCCCCTGGATTGCCCGATTCCTTCCTCATAACCTTGTCTGGGGTGTCCACCATCTTTCCTTTGCTCCGCTCTGGTTTCAATCCCTCTGGACCGCCGCGGCCCTTCTATTGCTCTGGTTCTTTTCACGATCCCGCTCAATCCCCTCTATCGAAGAACGCGCCGGGGTTTTTCTCGCGGAGCATGGGCTCGCTCCCGGTCTTCTCATCATCGCGGGCACGCTGATTTTCTGGTTCTTCCGGGTCAGAACCTATTTCTTGGGTGACGGATATCTTATCGGCGAATTGGTGGATCGCGGCGTTCCCTTCCGGACCTACGATTTTCTGGATTACTATCTTCACGGCGCCCTGTGGCGTCTGATTGGAATGAGCAAGCCGGTCAGCGCTTTTACAATCTATGCCATGACGAGTGTTGTGGCGGGGATCTGTTATCTTTTGGCGGCGCGCTGGGTCAGTGTGAAACTGGTCCGCGGCGGCACCGGGCGGATTCTTCTCTTTGCCCTGCTGGTTTTTGCCGGGCCGCTGGAAATGTTCTTCGGATATGTGGAGTCCTACTCCTTTCAGACGGTCTTCATCCTGCTCTATCTCGGCGCCGCCATTTTGAGCTTGCGCGGTGCGTTGCCGGCATGGAGAGCCGGGTTGCTCTTCGGCCTCGCGGTGACCTTTCATACAACGACCATTTTTCTCCTGCCGACGCTGCTCCTGCTCGCCCTGACGCCGGACAAAGGCGAAAGGAGGGGGGCGCGTTTGTTAAAGGTTCTGGGGCCGCCCGCAGCCGTGGTCCTTGCCGGAATCGCTATTCTACTCCTCTCGGGATATGAGCGGTTTCACTTTGAATTTGATGTTCTCAACAGCGATAACACCAAATCGCTGCTCGTTCCATTGAGCGGTCCCTACGGCCTTTTCTCGATGTATCATCTCAAGGATTTGATGAACCTTGCGCTGCTCCTCACGCCGGTCCCTTGCCTCTTAATACTTTCGATCCTTTTCAGAAAGCCGCGGCTCCTTTGGATGGGGCCTGAGCGGCGGTTTCTCGCGGTCGGAGGGGTCACCATCCTGCTGCTTATCTTTCTGATTGACAGCAAATTGGGCGGCGCCCGGGATTGGGATCTCTTTGCGGCGCAGGCCTCCCTCTTCACGCTGCTCGCCTTTCTTGCCTGGGGATCATGGCTGCGGGAGCGAGGCGCGACGCTCAACAGAAAAGCGTCCCTCCTGATCGTAACGGCGATCTTTGTCGCGGCGCCCTGGTACTGGGTTCATGCCGAGGCGGACCGGTCAATCGAGCATTTCAGATCCGTCCTTGCTGATTTTCCTTCTTTTCCCAAAGCGTATGCCCATGAAGAGATCGCCAAATACTTCCGCAATAAAGAAGACATGCAGGAGTCGATTCGGGAATATCGCACCTGTGTCGAAACGTATCCCGGAAATCCCCGTTTCCGGGTGCTGCTGGCCGGAGCGCTGACGGCGGAGGGGTTGTATGAGGAGGCAGCCCGGGAGTGCGAGATCGCCCTTGAACAGCGTCCGGACTATGCCGTCGCCCTGCGGATGATGGTCAATATCTTTCAGTTCCAGAAGCGGTACGCCGACGTCCTGCCGGTCATGAAACGCCTGACCGACATAGAGGGAAGGGATCCGAGTCTCTGGCTGAGTTATGGCGTCTCCGCCCGCAAGGCGGGTGATCTGGAAACGGCGGAACGGGCCCTGCGGCGGGGCCTGGAGCTGCAAAATGATCCAAAGACCGAACTGGAACTCGCCGTTGTTCTAGGGTTGGCTCACAAGTGGGAGCCGTCGATCTCTATCTTAAGACGGCTGATGACCATTCCGGAGATGACCGATCGGGTGAAACTCGGGCTTGGCTCGACACTTCTGGTTCAATCACAACTCGATGCGACGCTGACGCCCGCCGCCCAAGTGGGACTCCTCACCGAGGCGTATGACCTCTTAAACTCGTATGTCGCTAGTAATCCACAAGATGTGACCGCCAGGGGGACACTCGAGCAGGTGGTGAAGCTGATGGAGGGAAGCCCCTCGTTTCCTTGA
- the metG gene encoding methionine--tRNA ligase, which translates to MTDLEKGRHILVCVAWPYANAALHLGHMAGCYLPADIFARYHRLVGSDMIMVSGSDMHGTPIALAAEAEGVAPAVIAERNHGINTKALLDLDIKFDLFTSTATENHRQVVQELFLNLYNKGYVIPKTQKNPYCVSCSRFLADRFVEGECPHCGDSGARGDQCDHCGKTLDPQELINPRCKQSGDTPEFRETEHLFLRLSAFEKELLEWIEPKSHWRPNVINFTRNWLKEGLNDRAITRDLEYGIPIPLDGFEGKRIYVWFEAVIGYLSASKEWAQRSGDPDAWKRWWQNPEARSFYFLGKDNIPFHTIIWPSMLMAHGGLNLPYDVPANEYLQLGGAKFSKSSGLGVWVSDVADKFQSDSIRYYLTNNMPETRDSSWEWKEFIERVNNELVGIFGNLCHRSLTFTRKRFGTIPPLGDLDGDDLEMLGRIEATGREISAELETCNFRRALRALMNLAQSGNQYFDKKAPWALVKTDKDACGSALHVCLKLLQALAVYCAPFTPKASERLWGYLGNTGPLSWEGALQRLETGRELAEPAILFEKVELEGEQEDSTK; encoded by the coding sequence ATGACGGATCTCGAAAAAGGCCGCCACATCCTTGTTTGTGTGGCCTGGCCCTATGCCAATGCGGCCCTGCACCTCGGTCATATGGCCGGATGTTACTTGCCGGCCGATATCTTCGCCCGCTACCACAGGCTGGTCGGGAGCGACATGATCATGGTGTCGGGCAGCGACATGCATGGGACGCCGATCGCGCTTGCCGCTGAGGCTGAGGGCGTGGCGCCGGCCGTCATTGCCGAGAGAAACCACGGCATCAATACGAAAGCTTTGCTGGATCTGGATATTAAATTTGATCTTTTTACCAGCACGGCGACCGAAAATCACCGTCAAGTTGTACAAGAACTTTTTCTCAATTTGTACAACAAGGGATATGTGATACCGAAAACGCAGAAAAATCCCTATTGCGTTTCTTGCTCCCGGTTCCTCGCGGATCGTTTTGTGGAAGGGGAATGCCCCCACTGCGGTGACAGTGGGGCCCGGGGGGATCAATGCGACCATTGCGGCAAGACGCTCGATCCGCAGGAACTCATTAATCCGCGCTGCAAGCAATCCGGCGATACTCCCGAGTTCCGTGAGACGGAGCATCTCTTCCTTCGCTTGAGCGCCTTTGAAAAAGAGCTCCTGGAGTGGATCGAACCCAAGTCGCATTGGCGTCCCAATGTCATCAACTTCACGCGGAATTGGCTTAAGGAGGGACTCAACGACCGGGCGATCACCCGCGATCTTGAGTACGGCATTCCCATTCCTCTTGATGGATTTGAGGGAAAGAGGATTTATGTCTGGTTCGAGGCGGTGATTGGGTATCTTTCTGCATCGAAAGAATGGGCGCAGCGTTCCGGCGATCCGGACGCTTGGAAACGGTGGTGGCAGAATCCCGAGGCCCGCTCCTTCTATTTTTTGGGGAAGGACAATATCCCTTTCCACACGATAATTTGGCCAAGCATGCTGATGGCCCACGGCGGCCTGAATCTGCCCTATGATGTTCCGGCGAATGAGTACCTTCAGCTGGGCGGCGCAAAGTTCTCTAAATCATCCGGGTTGGGTGTTTGGGTCTCGGATGTGGCGGATAAATTCCAGTCTGATTCGATTCGCTACTATCTCACGAATAATATGCCGGAGACCCGCGATTCCTCGTGGGAGTGGAAGGAGTTCATTGAGCGCGTGAACAATGAGTTGGTGGGGATTTTCGGCAATCTCTGCCACCGTTCGCTCACCTTCACGCGCAAACGTTTCGGTACTATTCCACCGCTGGGTGATTTGGATGGCGACGATCTTGAAATGCTCGGCCGTATCGAAGCGACCGGCCGGGAAATATCCGCCGAGCTGGAAACGTGCAACTTCCGCCGCGCCCTGCGGGCGCTGATGAATTTGGCGCAGTCAGGCAACCAGTACTTTGACAAAAAAGCCCCATGGGCTTTGGTTAAGACCGATAAAGACGCCTGCGGCTCGGCGCTGCATGTCTGTCTGAAGTTGTTGCAGGCCCTGGCCGTCTACTGCGCGCCTTTTACGCCGAAGGCGTCGGAGCGGCTCTGGGGCTATCTCGGGAATACCGGACCGCTCTCCTGGGAGGGGGCATTGCAGCGGCTGGAAACCGGCCGCGAGCTGGCGGAACCGGCGATTCTCTTTGAAAAGGTCGAATTGGAGGGGGAGCAAGAGGATTCGACTAAATAA